The DNA region CTCTCCGCCACTCTCTTTACCGCCGCATGAATCTCCGTCCCCTCTTCAATCACAATATCCGCAAACTGCTTCGAAGGCTCGACGAATTCCCAATACATCGGCTCAACCTGAGTCGTGAATTGACGAATGACTTCCTCTTCTGTCCGCGCGCGGAACGTCGTGTCTCGTTCTATTCTCCGCTTCAGACATATCTTGGGCAGAGAATCCAAATATACTTTTAAGTTCATGCGCGAACGCAGTTCCGGTTCGTGCAGCACCAGAATTCCGTCCAACAGAATGACGTCCGCCGCGTGCACCCTTGTCCCGGTGTGTTTGCGCAAATGCGTCGTGTAGTCATATTCCGGTACCACCACAGACTCTCCGGCCAACAACCGGTCAAGATGACGGCACAGCAACGGCGTTTCGAATGCATCCGGGTGGTCAAAGTTGTGCAGTGCGCGTTGCTCGAGACTCATGCCGTGAAGTTCACGGTAGTAGCTATCCTGTAGCACCCATAGCACCCGGTCAGGTCCAAGTGCGTGGACGAGGCCGTGTGCTAACGTACTCTTGCCGCTGGCAGAGGCGCCCGCGATCCCGACAAGGACAGGCATAGTGCTGTAATCTACGGAGCTTACTCCGAAGTCGCAAGAAAAAAAGTAGGAGAGAACTGGAGCTTACTTCAGCAGAACCAGCCGGCGAACACCGGACTGGCCGGGAGAGAGGCGATAAGAGAGGAAATAGGTCCCACTGGACCAACTGGAACCGTCGAGCCGCCATTGATGCGTTCCCGGCGGCAGTTGACCGTCCGCCAGCAAGTGTACGGAACGGCCAAGGATATCAAAAACTTCAAGCCGAAGGTGTGCGGCCTCCGGCAGATTCATCGAAAGAGTTGATAAGGGATTGAAGGGATTGGGCGCGAGTGACAATTCAAACTCGCTTGACTGAGTCGTTGCCTTTTCTGGTCCGGACGGCTTCCGGTCGTCCAGCAATATCTGCATTGGCTTTCCAACCACAGGCTTAAATTCATAGGAAAAGGCCAGCCCCCCCTGCTCCCAGCGAATGGAGAATGTCCCCTCCGAAGCGTGCCGGGGCAAGACGAGCGGATCTGAGACGATACATTCCCGGCGAATATCATAGCGGCTGCGCAGTTTCAGTTCGCGTTCCCACGAACCCGACTCATTTGACACGATGACACTTCCCGGCGCATCGCTGCGAATATCCGTGAATCCTACCTGCACCCATTGGCCGAAGACAATCCCCGGCCAAATGCCCATGAATAATACCCCCCACGCCTTCATCTTTCATTGCCCCCTGTCAGCCAAAAAACAAAGGCCTGCACACCTGTTCGGGGTGCGCAAACCCTTCCATTACAACCACAAAACTGACCCTCCGAGCTACTTTTTTGGCCGTGGCTTCGATTTGCCAAACGACCAGTTGAGCTCCTGTGGGCCGGAGTAATTCCGGGACGATAACCGTACGAGTCCGCCGCCTTGATCACCAATTGTCGAAACATATTCACGTGTGTCCTGATAGAACGGTGCCTTGGATGGGTCACCACCTTCCCACAATCGCAAATAATATACCCTGTCGTCAACGAATGGAATAAAGAACTTTGCGGAGACAAACTGACCCGTATTCCCCTCCATCGTCGGCGGATATTCCAGCCCGCCAAGATATAGAATATTGAAGTTTCCAAGTGCCAATGAGTCGTCTCCTCCAGGACTGCCATCCGGATTTGGCGGATCCTGCACCCCGTTCCCGCCGTCCATAATCAATTGAATCAAGGCACCATGCGAATGCGGAGCATCTTTGCTGTTCAAAACTGGCCTTTCCGAGTACATCAAAACAAGCATATTAAACGGATTCCCCATCTCAACGTCCCGAGTCGGCGTCTCCTCCGTGTCCACATAGATTTCACGGCCCTTCATCGTTTCTCTTGCCATCGCCTGCGTCGAAATCAGCGCCATTAACAGCGCAAACCATGCGAATCGCAACACCATGTTTCGTTTTGCCAGCATCAAGTGGTTTCCTCTTTTCAACATCTGCTATTTCCGGGGCTTAATCTTAGATGCCGCGATTTTCTGCTCATACGTCGTATCCGCCGCTATCTTCACGTCCAAGGTTTCCCGGACTGCGCGAACACTCGTCGAATCATGACTCTCAACCGGCATCTGCATGTAGTCCCCATAGTACCCCTTGCCTCCGCACGCGGCAAGTACCGTCGTCCCGTAGGTCTCCTGCTTGAAAACCAGTGGGCTCGACGTCACGATCAGATCCACATAAGGATACGCCATCGCCAGCGATGCCGCTTCCTCCTTCGTGAAATCCCCTATAATCGTAATATGGTCAGTCCGCTTCTTTAACTTCTTCATCAGCTTCTGCTGCTCGTACGGCGAAGTGACCTTGACATCTGCCGTATCCGGGCACAACCGCATCGCCCGCTCAGGGATCAACCCGACGATCGCCATCCGGACTCCATTGCGCTCGAACCACTTGTACGGTTCGAACAACGGCTTCTTTGAACGTTTTCCGTGAAACAGGTTCGCAGCGATTATGGGAACGCCGTTGTCCCGTGCCGCAATCCACGTGCTGATAGGAGTATTCAAATCCTGCTCGCCCAGCGTAATCGCATCGTAATGCTCCTGCCGGTAAAAATCGAGCAAAATGTCTCTCCGTTGCGCGGCCTCTGCGTCATTGGCCATCGTCACGATATTCCCGGCATCCACCAGCGCTGTCGCGATACTGTCTGTCCGGCTCTTGTGTAAAAAGGTAGCCCGCCGGGCCAACCCGCCTTTACGCGAGCCTCACCCGCACGGCTCGACGTGACCCTTGAATTGCCCTGAATAGATGACTCGCGCCTCCGCGTTCTTCGACCCCTGCTTCGCTGCAAGCATGAGCTGTGAGAACACCAGGACACTCGCCGCCAACAGTAACATTCCGGTCACGCCGACCGATCCTCGGCGGCATCTCTGTCGATTAAATCTCATCACCAGTGCGATATTAGTGGCTGACTCAAACAAAGAGAGCGGCATCACAGCCGCTCTCATGCTAATGTGCGTTCTGCTTATCCGTGGTCGTGTCCTTCGTGCCCGGGCTGAGTCGATGTCTTCTTCGGCTGAGTGTTGATGGGAAGCGAGGACGGATTTTGTCCCGGTGCCATCTTTACACCCGTGTTCGCAGGTTGACCCGTGCCGGTCTTCTGCTCAAATGCCGCAAGTTTCTCTGTCCACGGTCCCGTCACGTCGTATTGCTCTAGCAGCGCGTCTTTGAAATCCGCAAAACCGAGCGAGTCACCCCACTCCGGCTTGAATTCCAATGTCGCGTAATGTCCGTTATAGCCCGATGAGCCCGTGCCCAGCAAGCGCGTCTTCTTCCCCAGCATCGTCGTCGTTTCGCCGCTGCGCAATGCCCCAGTCGAAATGATTACATCAATGTCAGGATACTCCTTCACCAGCGAATCCAAATCGTCCGTCGGCAATTCGCACAGCAATATCACCGCGTCTGACTTCCGCATCACTTCCGGCAAATACTTCGCCGCCGCGTCTTTCGTTGATGTCACGCGCATCACGTTCGTGTCTACAACCGAAGACGTCGCCGGAAAATCCGCGTCACGAAGCAAGCCCATCACTCCAACCCGCATGTTGCCATAATCTTTGATGACATACGGATCGAATATCAGCTTCTTCGTCTTCGCGTCTATCAGATTCGCCGATACATACGACGTCTTCTTCGACGTGTCGCGCAGAGCTACAAGCGTCTCATAGCCCATTGATACTTCCTGACGGGCGATGTTCAAAACGTCGTAATGCAGATCGGAGTAACTGTTCACCAAAAACTGGCACTTGTCCGAGCAACCGCCCTTGGCGCCTGCACGGTCCACGAAGTTACCTGCGTCAACGGTCAGCCAATTGGCCGTCGGATCTTGATGTCTTTGCACAAAAGCAGCCCACCGGGCCACTCCACCTTTTTTCTGCTTTCACCCGCAAGGGGCGACGTTGCCCCTGATATTCCCGCTGTACATGATCTGCAGTTTGCCTTGAGCCGGAGCCGACGAACAACCCGTCAGCACCCACCCGAAGCCAAACACAGCCGCTGTCAACACGGTCAGCAATACACTCAGTTTGCGCATGGTTTGGTTGATTTGTCTATTTGTTCTAAACTAAAATGGCGCGAAAAATTACAAGCGCGGCGCACAATACTACTCTTACGCACCTGCGCTTGTCTAAGTTCCAACTTTGCCGGGTCACTTATTCCGATTCGTCGATGACCGTACACTGCGGACCGACCGAACCACATGTCCAATCCAAATCCGTAAAATAGATCTCCTGCAGACCCACTACGACCGAAAAAATCGTGCTCGTCCACAATACGGTCGTATTATCTGGCTCGTAAATTCGAAGATAGTACCGATTCGGCGTCGGAATCGTACCCGTGCATGAAAATGCAGGGTCCGTCAAAAAGAAACCGGCCCCAAGCCCCTGAAATACACCGTTCATTTCGAATTCAATGAAGTTGACCGAATTGAATGGATCGTTGCAATC from bacterium includes:
- a CDS encoding T9SS type A sorting domain-containing protein codes for the protein MGIWPGIVFGQWVQVGFTDIRSDAPGSVIVSNESGSWERELKLRSRYDIRRECIVSDPLVLPRHASEGTFSIRWEQGGLAFSYEFKPVVGKPMQILLDDRKPSGPEKATTQSSEFELSLAPNPFNPLSTLSMNLPEAAHLRLEVFDILGRSVHLLADGQLPPGTHQWRLDGSSWSSGTYFLSYRLSPGQSGVRRLVLLK